Proteins from a genomic interval of Rhipicephalus microplus isolate Deutch F79 chromosome 6, USDA_Rmic, whole genome shotgun sequence:
- the LOC142765030 gene encoding uncharacterized protein LOC142765030 → MAVMLKITRLALVLTATGVLHNAGEAAVPEASSSISETPRNKTFKEFWTNFTKVWTANSTVPYYKCEWQEPKNITDLGLTIITHFEGRHYFTINWTFAENNTLTSKLPDGEITRSFVYQNHTCAVFKDQISWNITESIPKKHKPKKGKKRTKYTTGRTFQYRLVFFKQRNQHVSHDCRREYRKVIGNATNFRIYFKNCTLTQFRGNH, encoded by the exons ATGGCTGTAATGCTCAAAATAACCAGGCTTGCGCTCGTTCTTACTGCCACCGGGGTATTGCATAATGCAGGGGAAGCAGCCGTTCCAGAGGCTTCTAGTAGTATCAGTGAAACACCACGGAACAAAACGTTTAAGGAG TTCTGGACAAATTTCACGAAAGTGTGGACTGCAAACTCGACTGTTCCTTACTATAAGTGCGAGTGGCAAGAACCTAAAAACATAACTGACCTTGGTTTAACAATAATAACACACTTCGAAGGACGGCATTATTTTAC AATAAACTGGACATTTGCTGAAAACAACACTCTTACGAGCAAATTGCCAG ATGGTGAAATAACACGGAGTTTTGTGTATCAAAATCACACCTGCGCTGTTTTCAAGGATCAGATCTCGTGGAATATAACTG AGAGCATACCGAAGAAACATAAACCTAAAAAAG GGAAAAAACGGACAAAATATACGACCGGGAGAA cTTTTCAATATAGATTGGTTTTCTTTAAGCAGAGGAACCAACATGTGTCCCATGACTGCAGAAGAGAATACAGAAAAGTAATAGGCAACGCAACGAACTTTAGAATTTATTTCAAGAATTGTACACTAACACAATTTAGAGGCAATCATTAA